A genomic stretch from Picrophilus oshimae DSM 9789 includes:
- the pdxS gene encoding pyridoxal 5'-phosphate synthase lyase subunit PdxS, whose product MDLSSLRHGDELIKRGFAKMTKGGVIMDVTTAEQARIAEKAGAVAVMALERVPADIRANGGVARMADPLKIKEIIDAVSIPVMAKVRIGHISEAYVLESLGVDMLDESEVLTPADPFFHINKKIYKVPVVCGARTFPEAVRRIFEGAAMIRTKGEAGTGNIIEAMRHIRKVNDGINVLLRLNESDMKKVAENIASSYFILRKETSKELFGYDNFPDMDDLYYGMDSDKIINGILKTLKEIKKYKRLPVVNFAAGGVATPSDAALMMKMGLDGVFVGSGIFKSKDPARMASAIVEAAENYEDYKTIADVSSGLQGMEGLEIDNIERLQERGW is encoded by the coding sequence ATGGATTTAAGCTCACTTAGGCATGGTGACGAGCTCATAAAGCGCGGTTTTGCAAAGATGACAAAGGGCGGCGTTATAATGGATGTCACAACTGCCGAGCAGGCAAGGATAGCGGAAAAGGCCGGTGCAGTTGCGGTAATGGCCCTTGAGAGGGTGCCGGCAGACATAAGGGCAAATGGCGGCGTTGCCAGGATGGCAGATCCATTAAAAATAAAGGAGATAATCGATGCAGTATCGATACCTGTTATGGCAAAGGTTAGAATAGGCCATATCAGCGAGGCATATGTTCTTGAATCACTTGGCGTTGACATGCTTGATGAATCAGAGGTTTTGACACCGGCGGATCCATTCTTCCATATAAATAAAAAAATTTATAAAGTGCCTGTTGTCTGCGGTGCCAGGACTTTTCCAGAGGCGGTCCGCAGGATCTTTGAGGGGGCGGCCATGATAAGGACGAAGGGCGAGGCCGGCACAGGAAACATAATAGAGGCCATGAGGCATATAAGAAAGGTAAACGACGGAATAAACGTTTTGTTAAGATTAAATGAATCAGACATGAAAAAGGTTGCGGAAAACATAGCATCATCCTATTTTATATTAAGAAAGGAAACATCAAAAGAGCTCTTTGGTTACGATAACTTCCCGGACATGGATGATTTATACTATGGCATGGATTCAGATAAAATAATAAATGGAATATTAAAAACATTGAAGGAGATAAAGAAATACAAGAGATTACCTGTCGTGAACTTTGCGGCCGGTGGTGTTGCAACGCCAAGCGATGCTGCGCTAATGATGAAGATGGGCCTTGACGGCGTTTTCGTTGGCTCTGGAATCTTTAAATCAAAGGATCCTGCAAGAATGGCGTCTGCGATAGTTGAGGCAGCAGAGAACTACGAGGATTACAAGACAATAGCAGATGTTTCATCAGGGCTTCAGGGCATGGAGGGCCTTGAGATAGATAATATTGAGAGGCTCCAGGAGAGGGGATGGTGA
- a CDS encoding electron transfer flavoprotein subunit alpha/FixB family protein, whose amino-acid sequence MKSLIISDDVEISCELLTYLRDKMDLDLISIKNDEVLYYGAGNVYFFDDPLENEISKRALEISKDYDYIFASSTVLGRSVAGYLSAAMNKIAIPEIISIEFNDTVKTRRYFYGGKTILEEESDARIFTVQKGISDKKRLDNKSREQDLKNDGNVNIIDRTENRGSSSNIENARIIVSVGRGLSKKEDINIVEPLARVLNAEIAGSRPLCLDLKWLPEDRQVGISGKKVRPDVYIAIGISGQIQHIAGMRDSKIVIAINKDENAPIFDECDYGIVGDLYRIVPELVKKLS is encoded by the coding sequence ATGAAATCATTGATTATATCAGACGATGTTGAAATATCATGTGAGCTGCTTACATATCTAAGGGATAAAATGGATCTTGATTTAATCTCAATAAAAAATGATGAGGTGCTTTACTACGGTGCGGGTAATGTTTACTTCTTTGATGATCCATTAGAGAATGAAATTTCAAAGAGGGCCCTTGAGATTTCCAAGGATTATGATTATATCTTTGCATCATCCACAGTTCTTGGAAGGAGCGTTGCCGGATATCTTTCTGCAGCAATGAATAAAATCGCAATACCTGAAATAATATCAATAGAGTTCAATGATACTGTTAAAACCAGGAGGTACTTCTACGGTGGTAAAACAATACTTGAGGAGGAATCAGATGCACGTATATTCACCGTTCAAAAGGGCATCTCTGATAAAAAGAGACTTGATAATAAAAGCAGGGAACAGGATCTAAAAAACGATGGAAATGTTAATATAATTGACAGAACCGAGAACAGGGGATCCTCGTCGAACATAGAGAATGCAAGGATTATTGTTTCAGTGGGCCGCGGCCTGTCAAAAAAGGAGGATATAAATATTGTAGAACCGCTTGCAAGGGTATTGAATGCGGAGATTGCAGGATCAAGGCCATTATGTCTTGATCTAAAATGGCTCCCGGAGGACAGGCAGGTCGGCATCTCAGGAAAGAAGGTAAGACCTGACGTTTACATAGCAATAGGAATCTCAGGTCAGATACAGCACATAGCCGGCATGCGTGATTCAAAGATTGTAATTGCAATAAACAAGGATGAAAATGCGCCGATATTCGATGAGTGTGATTACGGCATCGTTGGCGATTTATACAGGATTGTCCCTGAGCTTGTTAAAAAACTTTCCTGA
- the acs gene encoding acetate--CoA ligase: MSETLPTDERYNTSFSRYLDEYRRSIENTEEFWNEKSKIIEWFRDYDRVLDDSKKPFFRWFVNGKTNVSYNCLDRHIKTDKRNKVAYIWVSESGNEKIVTYYGLYRRVNALARGLLNMGLRRGDHVTIYMPMILEAPVAMLACARIGVVFNVVFSGFGAEALAERIKDSRSKMVITADGAWRRGKIVELKSIVDRALELTENVESVIVVKNTNNEINMESERDFYYNDIIEDGYVEPEKMDSNDPLFILYTSGTTGKPKGIVHGNGGYPVWISNTMKWAFDPKDEDRYWCAADIGWITGHSYIVFAPLLLGVTSIMYEGAIDYPKPDRVWDIIERYGVNILYTSPTAIRLLMKYGDKYPNSHDLSSLKTLGTVGEPINPAAWHWFYEVIGKSRCPIIDTYWQTETGGFTIAPALGLGLPDLKPGSATFPLPGIDPVILDDNGREVKRNEKGYIVLRRPWPGLMLTVNNDDKRYIETYFSKFKDMYLMGDYAVKDDDGYIWLLGRADEVLKVSGHRIGTIEIEDALVSMKEIAEAAVFGKPDTIKGDTIIAFVTLKEGYEKSPDLIDYFKRKIREELGPIMVPEEIHIVDSLPKTRSGKIMRRVIKAVYLDQLPGDITTLENEASVDEIKRAVEELKRYTGD, encoded by the coding sequence ATGAGTGAGACATTACCAACAGATGAGAGATACAATACCTCTTTTAGCAGGTATCTTGATGAGTACAGGAGATCCATTGAGAACACAGAGGAGTTCTGGAATGAAAAATCAAAAATAATAGAATGGTTCAGGGACTACGACAGGGTTCTGGATGATTCAAAAAAGCCCTTTTTTAGATGGTTTGTCAATGGAAAAACAAACGTTTCATACAACTGCCTTGACAGGCATATAAAGACCGATAAAAGAAACAAGGTTGCATACATATGGGTCTCAGAATCAGGAAATGAAAAGATAGTAACATACTACGGTTTATACAGAAGGGTCAATGCCCTTGCAAGGGGACTTTTAAACATGGGCCTTAGAAGGGGCGATCACGTTACAATATACATGCCAATGATACTTGAGGCTCCGGTTGCAATGCTTGCATGTGCCAGAATAGGTGTTGTGTTCAACGTTGTTTTCTCTGGCTTTGGCGCTGAGGCACTTGCAGAGAGAATAAAGGATTCAAGATCAAAGATGGTTATAACAGCTGATGGTGCATGGCGCCGTGGAAAGATCGTTGAGTTAAAAAGCATAGTTGACAGGGCACTTGAGTTAACCGAGAACGTTGAGAGCGTAATAGTTGTGAAAAATACAAACAATGAGATAAACATGGAATCAGAGCGCGATTTCTATTACAATGATATTATAGAGGACGGCTACGTTGAACCTGAAAAGATGGATTCAAACGATCCGTTGTTTATATTATACACATCGGGAACAACAGGAAAGCCAAAGGGCATAGTCCATGGCAACGGCGGTTACCCTGTATGGATATCAAACACAATGAAATGGGCCTTTGATCCAAAGGACGAGGATAGATACTGGTGCGCCGCGGATATTGGCTGGATAACCGGGCACAGCTATATTGTCTTTGCGCCGCTGCTCCTTGGAGTAACATCAATAATGTACGAGGGCGCAATAGATTATCCAAAGCCGGATCGTGTCTGGGATATAATAGAAAGGTACGGTGTTAACATATTATACACATCCCCAACGGCCATAAGATTGTTAATGAAGTACGGAGATAAGTATCCAAATTCACATGATCTGAGCTCATTAAAAACGCTTGGAACGGTTGGTGAGCCAATAAACCCGGCTGCATGGCACTGGTTCTATGAGGTAATAGGAAAATCAAGGTGTCCAATAATAGATACCTACTGGCAGACCGAGACCGGTGGATTCACAATAGCACCTGCGCTTGGACTTGGACTTCCTGATTTAAAACCGGGCTCTGCAACATTTCCGCTGCCTGGAATAGATCCTGTGATACTCGATGACAATGGAAGAGAGGTAAAGAGAAACGAGAAGGGATACATTGTTTTAAGAAGGCCATGGCCCGGTTTAATGCTAACAGTGAACAACGACGATAAAAGGTACATAGAAACCTATTTTTCAAAGTTTAAGGATATGTACTTAATGGGCGACTACGCGGTAAAGGACGATGATGGCTACATATGGCTGCTTGGCCGTGCTGACGAGGTATTAAAGGTCTCAGGGCATAGAATAGGAACAATAGAAATAGAGGATGCACTTGTATCGATGAAGGAGATAGCCGAGGCAGCTGTGTTCGGAAAACCTGATACAATAAAGGGCGATACAATAATAGCATTTGTAACATTAAAGGAGGGCTATGAAAAGAGTCCTGACCTGATAGATTATTTTAAAAGGAAGATCAGGGAAGAGCTTGGACCAATCATGGTTCCTGAGGAGATACATATAGTCGATTCACTGCCAAAGACAAGATCAGGAAAGATCATGAGGCGTGTTATAAAGGCTGTTTATCTGGACCAGCTCCCAGGAGATATCACAACGCTTGAAAACGAGGCATCTGTAGACGAGATAAAAAGGGCCGTTGAGGAATTAAAAAGGTACACAGGTGATTAA
- a CDS encoding DUF92 domain-containing protein translates to MVINEFNILYASIILIALFIVSRIFNVFDLKGSISALFVGYVIAIAGSLYWLILMIVFAMTSYIATRFKIKEKTRNGLQEGKNGERKTSNVMYAAMIGLIIALFNVSKLGSFNYFELFAISFATVNSDTFASELGVFDKNVFLITNFKRVRPGTNGGISLLGESSALFGSFIIGLTYSLLMYRAFFVYPVLVITLLGFLGCQVDSILGSLLENRGRMSKGQVNLTATLISVVAGVAILM, encoded by the coding sequence ATGGTGATAAACGAATTTAATATTTTATATGCAAGCATAATATTAATAGCACTTTTTATAGTTTCGCGGATATTCAACGTTTTTGATTTAAAGGGAAGTATCTCTGCGCTCTTTGTAGGCTATGTGATTGCAATAGCAGGCTCATTGTACTGGCTTATACTAATGATCGTTTTTGCAATGACATCGTACATTGCAACAAGGTTTAAAATAAAGGAAAAAACAAGGAACGGCCTCCAGGAAGGTAAGAACGGAGAGAGAAAAACATCGAATGTGATGTACGCCGCCATGATAGGTTTAATAATAGCGCTTTTCAATGTGTCAAAACTTGGCAGCTTCAATTACTTTGAGCTGTTTGCAATATCATTTGCAACAGTGAATTCTGACACGTTTGCATCAGAGCTGGGCGTTTTTGACAAAAACGTTTTTTTAATAACAAATTTTAAAAGGGTAAGGCCCGGAACAAACGGTGGCATTTCCCTGCTTGGCGAGTCCTCCGCGCTTTTTGGCTCGTTTATAATTGGATTAACATACAGCTTATTAATGTATCGTGCCTTCTTTGTATATCCCGTTCTGGTTATAACACTGCTTGGCTTCCTTGGCTGCCAGGTGGATTCAATACTTGGATCGCTTCTTGAGAACCGTGGAAGGATGTCCAAGGGCCAGGTTAATTTAACGGCAACATTGATATCTGTTGTTGCCGGAGTGGCAATTTTAATGTAG
- a CDS encoding adenine nucleotide alpha hydrolase family protein, whose amino-acid sequence MEIIVLVKQMIDLDQIKIDSSGRPITENIPYKTEILSKNAIEAAVQLKEKYGGHVVSITLGNEKAGQVVKEALAMGVDESYIITGYDHSDPLATGKVLASKIKSMNYDVIILGNQSADSYTGLLPGILSGLLNINIISNAISIEIDNNKVKVTSAQGVNYLEETNMPVIISVAQEINTPRLPTIMQIMAASKKKINIEESKPEYNDIKILSNLAPKSERKKIIYKDDNGIDEIAKVLKGVSR is encoded by the coding sequence ATGGAAATCATCGTTCTTGTGAAACAGATGATAGATCTTGACCAGATAAAAATAGATAGCAGTGGCAGACCCATCACTGAGAATATACCATATAAAACAGAGATATTAAGCAAGAATGCAATAGAGGCAGCGGTTCAGCTCAAGGAAAAATACGGCGGCCATGTGGTATCAATAACGTTAGGCAATGAAAAGGCAGGCCAGGTTGTAAAAGAAGCTCTTGCAATGGGCGTTGATGAATCGTATATAATAACAGGCTATGATCACAGTGATCCACTGGCAACCGGGAAGGTTCTTGCATCAAAGATAAAATCCATGAATTATGATGTTATAATACTTGGAAACCAGTCCGCTGATTCATACACGGGACTTCTTCCGGGCATATTAAGTGGATTATTAAATATAAATATTATAAGCAATGCAATTTCAATAGAGATTGATAATAATAAGGTAAAGGTAACATCCGCCCAGGGTGTTAACTATCTTGAGGAGACGAACATGCCTGTAATAATATCCGTTGCACAGGAGATTAACACGCCAAGGCTGCCAACGATAATGCAGATCATGGCCGCATCAAAGAAAAAAATTAATATTGAGGAGTCAAAACCAGAATACAATGATATAAAAATCTTATCAAACCTGGCACCAAAGAGCGAGCGCAAAAAGATAATATACAAGGATGATAATGGCATAGATGAAATAGCAAAGGTTTTAAAGGGGGTCTCAAGATGA